In Oncorhynchus nerka isolate Pitt River linkage group LG26, Oner_Uvic_2.0, whole genome shotgun sequence, one DNA window encodes the following:
- the LOC115109925 gene encoding noggin-3-like — MDQSQHFVAMYLLMLSLGLIIEEGLCQHYYLLRPIPSDSLPLVELKEDPDPVFDPKERDLNETELKSVLGDFDSRLMSITPPQDKYTGNDELDDLDIQQKPSGVMPNEIKAMDFDVQFGKKHKPSKKLKRRLQQWLWSFSFCPVIYTWNDLGSRFWPRYVRVGNCQSKRSCSVPEGMVCKPANSTHFTILRWRCIQKKGGLKCTWIPVQYPMITECKCACSN, encoded by the coding sequence ATGGATCAATCACAACATTTTGTAGCAATGTACTTGCTGATGTTGTCCCTCGGACTTATAATAGAAGAAGGGCTATGCCAGCATTATTACCTCCTCCGTCCTATCCCGAGTGACAGTTTGCCACTTGTGGAATTAAAAGAGGACCCAGATCCTGTCTTTGACCCAAAAGAGAGGGACCTCAATGAAACCGAACTGAAAAGTGTATTGGGGGACTTTGATAGTCGCTTGATGTCTATTACACCACCacaggataaatacactggcaacGATGAGCTTGACGATTTGGACATTCAACAGAAGCCCAGTGGAGTGATGCCGAATGAAATCAAAGCAATGGATTTTGACGTACAGTTTGGCAAGAAGCACAAACCCAGTAAAAAACTTAAACGGAGGCTGCAGCAGTGGCTGTGGTCATTCTCGTTCTGTCCCGTCATTTATACATGGAACGACCTCGGCAGCAGATTTTGGCCACGTTATGTGAGAGTGGGAAACTGTCAAAGCAAAAGATCATGTTCGGTTCCAGAGGGGATGGTCTGCAAACCAGCAAACTCGACCCATTTTACGATATTGAGATGGCGGTGTATACAGAAGAAAGGGGGCCTCAAATGTACTTGGATACCAGTTCAATACCCAATGATAACCGAATGCAAATGCGCCTGCTCGAACTGA